One Halostella limicola genomic window carries:
- a CDS encoding ABC transporter permease subunit has product MSVANVLLKDFKDVRRAKLVWAPALLYTLFMLLFFWGQSQGTEPDFYQVLWGLAGIGGAMLVPLIALVAAYLSIAGERESGSIKWLLGLPNSRSDVVFGKLLSRSAVVTAGLLLSFAVGVGAAAVLVPDMTFEYGDYATFVAVTVLYALAYVAVAVAISASTSSRSRAMGSAIGFFFVFNLVWNFLPVGPAQMLQFVADEFGFDVSQNTINLIYSLSPTGAYMNSMKLIMPDQFMRGVGAMVTDLPFYLEGWFMVVIMAAWVVVPVALGAWRFQRAELG; this is encoded by the coding sequence ATGAGCGTCGCGAACGTCCTCCTGAAGGACTTCAAGGACGTCCGACGGGCGAAGCTCGTCTGGGCGCCGGCCCTGCTGTACACACTGTTCATGCTCCTGTTCTTCTGGGGGCAGAGCCAGGGCACGGAACCGGACTTCTATCAGGTGCTGTGGGGACTGGCCGGCATCGGCGGCGCGATGCTCGTGCCGCTGATAGCGCTGGTGGCGGCGTACCTCTCGATCGCCGGGGAGCGCGAGTCCGGCAGCATCAAGTGGCTGCTCGGGCTGCCGAACTCCCGGTCCGACGTCGTCTTCGGGAAACTGCTCTCCCGGTCGGCAGTCGTCACCGCGGGACTGTTGCTGTCGTTCGCGGTCGGCGTGGGCGCGGCGGCGGTGCTGGTGCCGGACATGACCTTCGAGTACGGCGACTACGCGACGTTCGTCGCCGTGACCGTCCTGTACGCGCTGGCGTACGTGGCCGTCGCGGTCGCCATCTCGGCCTCGACGTCGAGCCGGTCCCGGGCGATGGGAAGCGCCATCGGCTTCTTCTTCGTGTTCAACCTCGTCTGGAACTTCCTGCCGGTCGGCCCGGCGCAGATGCTGCAGTTCGTCGCCGACGAGTTCGGCTTCGACGTCTCGCAGAACACGATCAACCTCATCTACAGCCTCAGCCCGACCGGCGCGTACATGAACTCCATGAAGCTCATCATGCCGGACCAGTTCATGCGCGGCGTCGGGGCCATGGTCACCGACCTCCCGTTCTACCTGGAGGGGTGGTTCATGGTCGTCATCATGGCCGCGTGGGTCGTGGTGCCGGTCGCGCTCGGCGCGTGGCGGTTCCAGCGCGCGGAACTCGGCTGA
- a CDS encoding ABC transporter ATP-binding protein — protein sequence MTAIETDSLTKRFGEDVLAVDDLNLTVEDGEIFGFLGPNGAGKSTTINMLLDFIRPTEGSATVLGHDAQAETEAIRRKVGVLPEGAEVYDRLTGREHVEWAIRTKGVDDDPDAILDQVGLDPEDADRKAGGYSKGMAQRLSFGMALVGDPDLLILDEPSSGLDPNGIQEMRDLIREKAADGTTVFFSSHILPEVEAVCDRVAIMNEGRLATVDTIENLQDNSDAQARIDVELGGIPDRLDVSNVDGVVRADVDDGTVSVICEDPTVKVDVVKALDRQAEVVDILSEDTSLEELFNTYTGGGSVETESPREKMEATP from the coding sequence ATGACTGCTATCGAAACCGACTCACTGACGAAGCGGTTCGGCGAGGACGTGCTGGCCGTCGACGACCTGAACCTGACGGTCGAGGACGGCGAGATATTCGGCTTCCTCGGCCCCAACGGCGCCGGGAAGTCGACGACGATCAACATGCTGCTCGACTTCATCCGGCCGACGGAGGGGTCGGCGACGGTGCTCGGCCACGACGCGCAGGCGGAGACCGAGGCGATCCGTCGGAAGGTCGGCGTCCTCCCGGAGGGCGCGGAAGTGTACGACCGGCTGACCGGCCGCGAGCACGTGGAGTGGGCCATCCGGACGAAAGGCGTCGACGACGACCCGGACGCCATCCTCGACCAGGTCGGCCTCGACCCCGAGGACGCCGACCGGAAGGCCGGCGGTTACTCGAAGGGGATGGCCCAGCGCCTCTCGTTCGGGATGGCGCTGGTCGGCGACCCCGACCTGCTCATCCTCGACGAGCCGTCGTCGGGGCTCGACCCGAACGGCATCCAGGAGATGCGCGACCTCATCCGCGAGAAGGCCGCCGACGGCACGACGGTGTTTTTCTCCAGCCACATCCTGCCGGAGGTCGAGGCGGTCTGTGACCGCGTCGCCATCATGAACGAGGGCCGGCTCGCGACGGTCGACACCATCGAGAACCTGCAGGACAACTCCGACGCGCAGGCCCGCATCGACGTGGAACTGGGCGGCATCCCCGACCGCCTCGACGTGTCGAACGTCGACGGCGTGGTCCGCGCCGACGTCGACGACGGCACGGTCTCGGTGATCTGCGAGGACCCGACAGTGAAAGTCGACGTGGTGAAGGCCCTCGACCGGCAGGCCGAGGTCGTCGACATCCTCTCGGAGGACACCTCGCTCGAAGAGCTGTTCAACACCTATACCGGCGGGGGCAGCGTCGAGACGGAGTCGCCCCGGGAGAAGATGGAGGCGACGCCATGA
- a CDS encoding NAD-dependent epimerase/dehydratase family protein — protein MDHLFVIGGTRFIGRHVVDEFREHGYEVTVFNRGNHENPFADADDVAHIEGDRTDDGDLAAAAREADPDAVVDCVAYKPREVRTATRIFDDVGAYVFVSSGSAYGREELPKREGETPLCECTEEQATDDSQSSYGPRKAEGDRAVFAAAADGVNAMSVRPCIVYGPHDYTERLDYWIDRVNRFDRIVVPGDGTNVWHRAYVEDVASAIRVVAEEGDPGEAYNVGDRRMVTLGEMVELIADSLGTEIETVHAGERELAAAGLALDDFILYRDYPHILATDKLASLGWESTPLDEAMARSVEDHMESDRDGSEHDPGREAEERVLGVLDTL, from the coding sequence ATGGACCACCTGTTCGTCATCGGCGGTACGCGCTTCATCGGCCGCCACGTCGTCGACGAGTTCCGCGAGCACGGCTACGAGGTCACCGTCTTCAACCGCGGGAACCACGAGAACCCGTTCGCCGATGCGGACGACGTCGCCCACATCGAGGGCGACCGGACTGACGACGGCGACCTCGCGGCGGCCGCGCGCGAGGCCGACCCCGACGCCGTCGTGGACTGCGTCGCGTACAAGCCCCGCGAGGTGCGGACGGCGACGCGGATCTTCGACGACGTCGGCGCCTACGTCTTCGTCTCCAGCGGGTCCGCCTACGGCCGGGAGGAACTGCCGAAGCGCGAGGGCGAGACGCCGCTGTGCGAGTGCACCGAGGAGCAGGCGACCGACGACTCCCAGTCCTCGTACGGCCCGCGGAAAGCCGAGGGCGACCGCGCCGTGTTCGCGGCGGCGGCGGACGGCGTGAACGCGATGAGCGTCCGGCCCTGCATCGTGTACGGGCCGCACGACTACACCGAGCGCCTGGACTACTGGATCGACCGCGTGAACCGGTTCGACCGGATCGTCGTTCCCGGCGACGGGACGAACGTCTGGCACCGCGCGTACGTCGAGGACGTTGCGAGCGCCATCCGCGTCGTCGCCGAGGAGGGCGACCCGGGCGAGGCGTACAACGTCGGCGACCGACGGATGGTCACGCTCGGGGAGATGGTCGAACTGATCGCCGATAGCCTCGGTACCGAGATCGAGACGGTCCACGCCGGCGAGCGGGAACTCGCCGCGGCGGGGCTGGCGCTCGACGACTTCATCCTCTATCGGGACTACCCGCACATCCTCGCCACGGACAAACTGGCGAGCCTGGGGTGGGAGTCGACGCCGCTCGACGAGGCGATGGCCCGCAGCGTCGAGGACCACATGGAGAGCGACCGCGACGGGAGCGAGCACGACCCCGGCCGCGAGGCCGAGGAGCGCGTGCTGGGCGTGCTGGACACGCTCTAG
- a CDS encoding NAD(P)-dependent glycerol-1-phosphate dehydrogenase has protein sequence MFDKSTWIRLPRNVVVGHGVLDQTVDAVDELHLHGTPLIVSSPSPWEIAGERIAEAFTEAGNEPEMVLVEEASFDAIQTVIDKAREVDPGFLVGVGGGKPIDIAKMASDDIGRGFVSVPTAASHDGIVSGRGSVPEGDTRHSVAADPPLAVVADTEILADAPWELTTAGCADIISNYTAVMDWRLANRLKNVEYSEYAASLAEMTAEMLVDNADTVRPGLEESAWVVVKALVSSGVAMSIAGSSRPASGAEHLFSHQLDRIAPNEALHGHQVGVGSIVTAYLHGGDRGIWREIRAALASIDAPTTADELGIDDETVIEALTTAHQIRDRYTILGNGVEEHAAREAARKTGVI, from the coding sequence ATGTTCGACAAGTCGACGTGGATCCGCCTGCCCCGCAACGTCGTCGTGGGCCACGGCGTCCTCGACCAGACGGTCGACGCCGTCGACGAGCTTCATCTGCACGGCACGCCGCTCATCGTCTCCAGCCCCTCTCCCTGGGAGATCGCCGGCGAGCGGATCGCCGAGGCGTTCACCGAGGCCGGCAACGAGCCGGAGATGGTGCTCGTCGAGGAGGCGAGCTTCGACGCCATCCAGACGGTGATCGACAAGGCCCGCGAGGTCGACCCCGGCTTCCTCGTCGGCGTCGGCGGCGGGAAACCGATCGACATCGCGAAGATGGCCAGCGACGACATCGGCCGCGGGTTCGTCTCCGTCCCCACGGCTGCGAGCCACGACGGGATCGTCTCCGGCCGCGGCTCCGTTCCCGAGGGCGATACGCGCCACAGCGTCGCCGCCGACCCGCCGCTCGCGGTCGTCGCCGACACCGAGATCCTCGCGGACGCGCCGTGGGAGCTCACCACCGCCGGCTGCGCCGACATCATCAGCAACTACACCGCGGTGATGGACTGGCGGCTCGCCAACCGGCTGAAAAACGTCGAGTACTCGGAGTACGCCGCCTCGCTCGCAGAGATGACCGCCGAGATGCTCGTCGACAACGCCGACACGGTGCGGCCCGGCCTGGAGGAGTCGGCGTGGGTCGTCGTGAAGGCGCTCGTCTCCAGCGGCGTCGCCATGTCGATCGCCGGCTCCTCCCGACCGGCGAGCGGCGCGGAGCACCTCTTCTCGCACCAGCTCGACCGCATCGCGCCGAACGAGGCGCTGCACGGGCATCAGGTCGGCGTCGGCTCCATCGTCACGGCCTACCTCCACGGCGGCGACCGCGGCATCTGGCGCGAGATCCGGGCGGCGCTCGCCAGCATCGACGCGCCGACCACCGCCGACGAGCTCGGCATCGACGACGAGACCGTGATCGAGGCGCTGACGACCGCCCACCAGATCCGCGACCGGTACACCATCCTCGGCAACGGCGTCGAGGAGCACGCGGCCCGCGAGGCCGCGAGAAAGACCGGCGTCATCTGA
- a CDS encoding ABC transporter permease, translated as MSVANVLRKDFKDVRRARLIWAPAVLYTLFMLLFFWGQTQGPDPQFSLLIQSLAGMGGALLIPLIALVAAYLSIAGERESGSIKFLLGLPNSRSDVVLGKVLSRAAVVAAGLLLAFAVGVVAAAVLVPDMAFEYGDYAIFIGLTVLYAVTYVAIAVSISAVTASRSRAMGGAIGFFFVFNLVWNFLPVNPRNMVQFLADQVGTDVSQNALDLIWASSPTGAYFGSLQLLSTGQFSSGGADPFYLEGWFMVLILLAWLVVPLAIGTWRFQRAELG; from the coding sequence ATGAGCGTAGCGAACGTCCTGCGGAAGGACTTCAAGGACGTCCGGCGGGCGAGGCTCATCTGGGCCCCCGCGGTGTTGTACACGCTCTTCATGCTCCTGTTCTTCTGGGGGCAGACGCAGGGGCCCGATCCGCAGTTCTCCCTGCTGATCCAGAGCCTCGCCGGCATGGGCGGGGCACTACTGATCCCGCTGATAGCGCTGGTGGCGGCGTACCTCTCGATCGCTGGAGAGCGCGAGTCCGGCAGCATCAAGTTCCTGCTCGGGCTGCCGAACTCCCGGTCCGACGTGGTCCTCGGCAAGGTGCTGTCTCGCGCGGCGGTCGTCGCGGCAGGGCTCCTGCTGGCGTTCGCGGTCGGCGTCGTCGCGGCGGCGGTGCTGGTGCCGGACATGGCCTTCGAGTACGGCGACTACGCGATCTTCATCGGTCTGACGGTGCTGTACGCGGTGACCTACGTGGCTATCGCCGTCAGCATCTCCGCCGTGACGGCGAGTCGGTCGCGGGCGATGGGCGGCGCCATCGGCTTCTTCTTCGTGTTCAATCTCGTCTGGAACTTCCTGCCGGTGAACCCGAGGAACATGGTGCAGTTCCTCGCGGACCAGGTCGGCACCGACGTCTCCCAGAACGCGCTCGATCTCATCTGGGCGTCGAGCCCGACCGGCGCGTACTTCGGCTCGCTGCAACTCCTCAGCACGGGGCAGTTCAGCAGCGGCGGCGCCGACCCCTTCTATTTGGAAGGCTGGTTCATGGTCCTCATCCTCCTGGCGTGGCTGGTCGTCCCGCTGGCGATCGGCACCTGGCGGTTCCAGCGCGCGGAACTGGGCTGA
- the gltB gene encoding glutamate synthase large subunit has protein sequence MKEPHTRPDRTEGLADPTDERSNCGVGVVMDLDDGTGHEVVADGLELLENLEHRGTTGAEESTGDGAGVLLQTPHEFFEGVLDASLPDTYAVGSMFFPRDDAAAAVLTDLVEETLVEYDLDVFAWRDVPTDNADLGATAVESEPDVRQCFVRPDGLDVDGFDRALYVARRALENRVEAESPDGAERFYVCSLDRETVVYKGLLKGDQVADYYPDLTDERVKSTFAMVHARFSTNTLGAWHLAHPYRNIIHNGEFNTIQGNINWMRARETDLVSETLGDDVETIKPVINDPEQSDTASVDNALELLMEDGRDLPHALRMLIPEAWRGDDAMDEDRRDWYDFHASLVEPWDGPALVAATDGERIGAVLDRNGLRPCRYDVTTDNTLVMASEAGALETDPEDIEERGRLKPGQIFLADPKEGRVIPDDEVFDDLVDERYGEWVDQEQVHLDDVADDREPRTSVEDLRAHQATYGYSRDELENLIEPMMKRGKDPVGSMGDDTPLSVLSDYNRPLFTYFKQLFAQVTNPPLDYIREELVTSLESRLGFQRNLLAESQDHARQLVLDSPVLTDAQTAAIRNVSANGISSKTVDVTYRPEKDLREAVEDVRDAAREAIEAGNDVIVLSDRAAGPDRVPIPSLLAMGAVHHHLVRNGLRNHAGIVVESGDPRAVHHLATLVGYGADAVNPYLAYQTIADVVAGEDGADVEDAVEAYVGALEDGLLKTMAKMGISTVESYQGAQIFEAVGLDDDFVAEYFEGTESRTGGIGIEEIEEDLEARHEAAFEGADIERVGEYEHRSDGIHHQWNPDTVGTLQQAVRQGDYDTYLDFAEKINDQGENLQTLRGLLEFAADERESIPVEDVEPIADVVERFSTAAMSLGSISPEAHENNSIAMNRIGGKSNTGEGGEPPERFGTEKECNVKQVASGRFGVTSAYLSSADELQIKMAQGSKPGEGGHLPGMKVNEMIAHVRHATPGVGLISPPPLHDIYSIEDLKQLIHDLKAANPEADINVKLVSEAGIGTIAAGVAKANADVVHISGHSGGTGASPRTSIKNAGLPWELGLAEANQMLAETDLRDRIRVSVDGGMKTGRDVAVGALLGAEEYVFGTASLVTSGCVMARQCHKNTCPVGVATQREELRNRFPGEPEHVINYMTFIAQELREIMAELGFETVDEMVGRVDLLAQRDDVDHPKARNVDLSEVLAVPNGDQRRKIREQTHEIDEQLDHDLIEAAEAALEREEPVDVVTDVTNADRAVGAMLSNEVSSRHGVAGLPEDTVNVDLRGTAGQSFGAFLAGGVSLHLTGSANDYVGKGLSGGKLSVTTPETANYEADENICIGNVALYGATEGEAYVNGVAGERFAVRNSGVKAVVEGVGDHGCEYMTGGAVAVLGDTGKNFAAGMSGGVAYVLDESGDFESKANTGMVTLSDSLEEKDRRMLKRLVENHVAYTDSEKGKEVLENWEEYLPRFVKVMPDAYHRVITEEGAEDVRESPPEPATVGASAESTGFAASSDD, from the coding sequence ATGAAAGAGCCACACACGCGACCGGACCGCACCGAGGGTCTCGCCGACCCGACGGACGAGCGGTCCAACTGCGGCGTCGGGGTCGTCATGGACCTCGACGACGGCACCGGCCACGAGGTAGTCGCCGACGGTCTCGAACTGCTCGAGAACCTCGAACACCGCGGCACGACCGGCGCGGAGGAGTCGACCGGCGACGGGGCCGGCGTCCTGCTGCAGACGCCCCACGAGTTCTTCGAAGGAGTTCTCGATGCCTCGCTGCCCGACACCTACGCCGTCGGATCGATGTTCTTCCCGCGGGACGACGCCGCCGCAGCGGTCCTGACCGACCTCGTCGAGGAGACCCTCGTCGAGTACGACCTCGACGTCTTCGCCTGGCGCGACGTACCGACCGACAACGCGGACCTGGGCGCGACCGCCGTCGAGTCCGAACCCGACGTGCGGCAGTGTTTCGTCCGCCCGGACGGGCTCGACGTCGACGGGTTCGACCGCGCGCTGTACGTCGCCCGCCGCGCGCTGGAGAACCGCGTCGAGGCGGAGTCGCCCGACGGCGCCGAGCGCTTCTACGTCTGCTCGCTGGACCGCGAGACGGTCGTCTACAAGGGCCTCCTCAAGGGCGACCAGGTCGCCGACTACTACCCCGACCTCACCGACGAGCGCGTGAAGTCGACGTTCGCGATGGTCCACGCGCGCTTCTCGACGAACACGCTCGGCGCGTGGCACCTCGCGCACCCGTACCGCAACATCATCCACAACGGCGAGTTCAACACCATCCAGGGCAACATCAACTGGATGCGCGCTCGCGAGACTGACCTCGTGAGCGAGACCCTCGGCGACGACGTGGAGACGATCAAGCCCGTCATCAACGACCCCGAGCAGTCCGACACCGCCTCCGTCGACAACGCGCTCGAACTCCTGATGGAGGACGGCCGCGACCTCCCGCACGCCCTGCGGATGCTCATCCCGGAGGCGTGGCGGGGCGACGACGCGATGGACGAGGACCGGCGGGACTGGTACGACTTCCACGCCTCGCTCGTCGAGCCGTGGGACGGTCCCGCCCTCGTCGCGGCGACCGACGGCGAGCGCATCGGCGCCGTGCTCGACCGCAACGGCCTGCGTCCCTGTCGCTACGACGTGACGACGGACAACACGCTCGTCATGGCCAGCGAGGCCGGCGCGCTGGAGACCGACCCCGAGGACATCGAGGAGCGCGGCCGGCTCAAGCCCGGTCAGATCTTCCTGGCCGACCCGAAGGAGGGCCGCGTCATCCCCGACGACGAGGTGTTCGACGACCTCGTCGACGAGCGGTACGGCGAGTGGGTCGACCAGGAGCAGGTCCACCTCGACGACGTCGCCGACGACCGCGAACCGCGGACGAGCGTCGAGGACCTGCGCGCCCACCAGGCAACGTACGGCTACAGCCGCGACGAGCTGGAGAACCTCATCGAGCCGATGATGAAGCGGGGGAAAGACCCCGTCGGGTCCATGGGCGACGACACGCCGCTGTCGGTGCTGTCGGACTACAACCGCCCGCTGTTCACCTACTTCAAGCAGCTGTTCGCGCAGGTGACGAACCCGCCGCTGGACTACATCCGCGAGGAGCTCGTCACCAGCCTCGAATCGCGGCTCGGCTTCCAGCGCAACCTGCTCGCCGAGTCGCAGGACCACGCGCGACAGCTGGTGCTCGACTCGCCGGTGCTCACCGACGCCCAGACGGCGGCGATCCGCAACGTCTCCGCGAACGGCATCTCCTCGAAGACGGTCGACGTCACCTACCGTCCCGAGAAAGACCTCCGCGAGGCCGTCGAGGACGTCCGCGACGCCGCCCGCGAGGCCATCGAGGCCGGCAACGACGTGATCGTCCTCTCGGACCGCGCAGCGGGTCCCGACCGCGTCCCGATCCCCAGCCTGCTGGCGATGGGCGCGGTCCACCACCACCTCGTCCGGAACGGCCTGCGCAACCACGCCGGCATCGTCGTCGAGAGCGGCGACCCGCGCGCGGTCCACCACCTCGCGACGCTCGTCGGCTACGGCGCCGACGCCGTCAACCCCTACCTGGCCTACCAGACCATCGCCGACGTCGTCGCCGGCGAGGACGGCGCGGACGTGGAGGACGCCGTCGAGGCCTACGTCGGCGCGCTGGAGGACGGCCTTCTGAAGACGATGGCGAAGATGGGCATCTCGACGGTCGAGAGCTACCAGGGCGCGCAGATCTTCGAGGCGGTCGGCCTCGACGACGACTTCGTCGCCGAGTACTTCGAGGGCACGGAGTCCCGCACGGGCGGCATCGGTATCGAGGAGATCGAGGAGGACCTCGAAGCGCGCCACGAGGCGGCCTTCGAGGGCGCGGACATCGAGCGCGTGGGCGAGTACGAGCACCGCTCGGACGGCATCCACCACCAGTGGAACCCCGACACGGTCGGCACGCTCCAGCAGGCCGTCCGTCAGGGCGACTACGACACCTACCTCGACTTCGCGGAGAAGATCAACGACCAGGGGGAGAACCTCCAGACGCTCCGCGGGCTGCTCGAGTTCGCCGCGGACGAGCGCGAGTCGATCCCCGTCGAGGACGTCGAGCCGATCGCCGACGTCGTCGAGCGCTTCTCGACGGCCGCGATGAGCCTCGGGAGCATCTCGCCGGAGGCCCACGAGAACAACTCCATCGCGATGAACCGCATCGGCGGCAAGTCGAACACGGGCGAGGGCGGCGAGCCGCCCGAGCGCTTCGGCACCGAGAAGGAGTGCAACGTCAAGCAGGTCGCCTCCGGCCGCTTCGGCGTCACCTCGGCATACCTGTCGAGCGCCGACGAGCTCCAGATCAAGATGGCGCAGGGGTCGAAGCCCGGCGAGGGCGGCCACCTGCCCGGAATGAAGGTCAACGAGATGATCGCCCACGTCCGCCACGCGACGCCCGGCGTCGGCCTCATCTCGCCGCCGCCGCTGCACGACATCTACTCCATCGAGGACCTCAAGCAGCTCATCCACGATCTGAAGGCGGCCAACCCCGAGGCCGACATCAACGTCAAGCTCGTCTCCGAGGCGGGCATCGGCACCATCGCGGCCGGCGTCGCGAAGGCCAACGCCGACGTGGTCCACATCTCGGGCCACTCCGGCGGCACCGGTGCGAGTCCCCGCACCTCCATCAAGAACGCCGGCCTCCCGTGGGAGCTCGGCCTCGCGGAGGCGAACCAGATGCTCGCCGAGACGGACCTTCGCGACCGCATCCGCGTCTCCGTCGACGGCGGCATGAAGACCGGCCGCGACGTGGCGGTCGGCGCGCTGCTCGGCGCGGAGGAGTACGTGTTCGGCACGGCGTCGCTCGTCACCAGCGGCTGCGTGATGGCCCGCCAGTGCCACAAGAACACCTGCCCCGTCGGCGTCGCCACCCAGCGCGAGGAGCTTCGCAACCGGTTCCCCGGCGAGCCCGAGCACGTCATCAACTACATGACGTTCATCGCGCAGGAGCTGCGGGAGATCATGGCCGAACTCGGCTTCGAGACGGTCGACGAGATGGTCGGCCGCGTCGACCTGCTCGCCCAGCGCGACGACGTCGACCACCCGAAGGCCCGCAACGTCGACCTCTCGGAAGTGCTCGCCGTGCCGAACGGCGACCAGCGCCGGAAGATCCGCGAGCAGACCCACGAGATCGACGAGCAGCTCGACCACGACCTGATCGAGGCCGCCGAGGCCGCGCTGGAGCGCGAGGAGCCGGTCGACGTCGTGACCGACGTGACGAACGCCGACCGCGCGGTCGGCGCGATGCTGTCGAACGAGGTGTCGTCGCGCCACGGCGTCGCCGGCCTCCCCGAGGACACCGTCAACGTCGACCTCCGGGGCACCGCCGGCCAGAGCTTCGGCGCGTTCCTCGCCGGCGGCGTCTCGCTGCACCTGACCGGGAGCGCCAACGACTACGTCGGCAAGGGCCTCTCCGGCGGCAAGCTCTCGGTGACGACGCCCGAGACCGCGAACTACGAGGCCGACGAGAACATCTGCATCGGCAACGTCGCGCTGTACGGCGCGACCGAGGGCGAGGCGTACGTCAACGGCGTCGCCGGCGAGCGCTTCGCCGTCCGCAACTCCGGCGTGAAAGCCGTCGTCGAGGGCGTCGGCGACCACGGCTGCGAGTACATGACCGGCGGCGCCGTCGCCGTACTCGGTGACACCGGGAAGAACTTCGCGGCCGGCATGTCCGGGGGCGTCGCGTACGTCCTCGACGAGTCCGGCGACTTCGAGTCGAAGGCGAACACCGGCATGGTGACGCTCTCCGACTCCCTGGAGGAGAAGGACCGCCGCATGCTGAAGCGCCTCGTCGAGAACCACGTCGCCTACACGGACAGCGAGAAGGGCAAGGAGGTGCTGGAGAACTGGGAGGAGTACCTCCCCCGGTTCGTGAAGGTGATGCCGGACGCGTACCACCGCGTCATCACCGAGGAGGGGGCCGAGGACGTCCGCGAGTCCCCGCCCGAACCCGCGACGGTCGGTGCGTCTGCCGAGTCGACCGGCTTCGCGGCGTCGTCCGACGACTGA
- a CDS encoding helix-hairpin-helix domain-containing protein has protein sequence MTNATTPIEAAFELQRRTVEHSQQLVEQSLDFQQNAAEAFFQSGLSAQRSAQRQATELSREVFDAHLDAVRSAVDDDEFRATIDQQFEDNAEQTQTLLNQQYEQGADLFQRLLHVQLDALESAVDDVDVQSAVDRQFDEFERSQDEAWDEFEAEFRETVEDLSERQKRLLAESTQSFLDAQEEAEQQTVEGVQRAEETAESVQQQTEETVRTAQQQTAAVTETTQEATRGTAGDAAEATEDVVVETTDALEDVAGQEAEQELEAIDGIGSTFAERLADVGIENVNDLAYAQAETVAEAADISETQAEDWIEAAESQE, from the coding sequence ATGACAAACGCAACGACGCCCATCGAAGCGGCATTCGAACTGCAGCGCCGAACCGTCGAACACAGCCAGCAGCTGGTCGAGCAGAGCCTCGACTTCCAGCAGAACGCCGCCGAAGCGTTCTTCCAGAGCGGTCTCTCCGCACAGCGCAGCGCCCAGCGCCAGGCGACCGAACTATCGCGGGAAGTCTTCGACGCCCATCTCGACGCGGTCAGGTCGGCCGTCGACGACGACGAGTTCCGCGCGACGATCGACCAGCAGTTCGAGGACAACGCAGAGCAGACCCAGACGCTGCTGAACCAGCAGTACGAGCAGGGCGCCGACCTGTTCCAGCGTCTGCTGCACGTCCAGCTCGACGCGCTCGAGTCGGCAGTCGACGACGTCGACGTCCAGTCGGCGGTCGACCGGCAGTTCGACGAGTTCGAACGGAGCCAGGACGAGGCCTGGGACGAGTTCGAAGCGGAGTTCCGCGAAACGGTCGAGGACCTGTCCGAGCGGCAGAAGCGGCTGCTCGCGGAGTCGACCCAGTCGTTCCTCGACGCCCAAGAGGAGGCCGAACAACAGACCGTCGAGGGCGTTCAGCGCGCCGAAGAGACCGCCGAGTCGGTCCAGCAGCAGACCGAAGAGACCGTGCGGACCGCCCAGCAACAGACCGCCGCGGTCACCGAAACGACTCAGGAAGCCACCAGAGGAACGGCCGGTGACGCCGCCGAAGCGACCGAAGACGTCGTCGTCGAGACCACCGATGCGCTCGAGGACGTCGCCGGGCAGGAGGCCGAACAGGAACTGGAAGCCATCGACGGCATCGGCTCGACGTTCGCCGAACGACTCGCCGACGTCGGCATCGAGAACGTCAACGACCTCGCGTACGCGCAGGCGGAGACTGTCGCCGAGGCCGCTGATATCTCGGAGACTCAGGCCGAGGACTGGATCGAGGCGGCGGAGTCCCAGGAGTAG
- a CDS encoding GIY-YIG nuclease family protein translates to MPGTYVLVVDLAEPATVEVGALGDREFDAGTYAYVGSAFGPGGFSRVDRHRELAAGERDARHWHVDYLLGHPSASLAEAITYPDADIECHLAGALPGERVSGVGASDCDCDAHLLAAPNREALLAEARTIRKNETE, encoded by the coding sequence GTGCCCGGAACGTACGTCCTCGTCGTCGATCTGGCCGAACCGGCGACCGTCGAGGTCGGCGCGCTCGGCGACCGCGAGTTCGACGCCGGCACCTACGCCTACGTCGGGAGCGCGTTCGGCCCCGGCGGGTTCTCGCGGGTCGACAGGCACCGCGAACTCGCGGCCGGGGAGCGCGACGCCCGCCACTGGCACGTCGACTACCTGCTCGGCCACCCGTCGGCGTCGCTCGCGGAGGCGATCACGTACCCCGACGCCGACATAGAGTGTCACCTCGCAGGCGCGCTTCCCGGCGAGCGGGTGTCCGGCGTGGGGGCCTCGGACTGCGACTGCGACGCGCACCTGCTCGCCGCGCCCAACCGGGAGGCCCTGCTGGCGGAAGCCCGAACGATCCGGAAAAACGAAACCGAATAG